The Longimicrobiales bacterium genome contains the following window.
GGCGCCAGTTCAGTTCTCTCCACCATGGTCATTCCGGCGGTAGTGCGAGGAAGTGGGCATCGGTGTCGACTCCGTTCTTCTTCAGAGTCGCAAGTTCTTTGAAGTAAATCACCGAAGCGAGCGCCATGACCCCAACCCACAGCACAGTGGAATGGAAGTACCAGGCTTCCACATCGGCATTCAGATCCTTCATGATGTGAACGACTAGGAAGACACCCAGCAGGACGAAGCCAGCCCCTGCTAGCGGAACCTGCAGAGACCGATTCGGGAGAACGGTGACGTCCTTGGCGATTTCAGGATTGTGCCCCGGCAGAGTGATCACCGTGACACACATGAGCATGAAATTGACCAACATGGACGTCACCAGAATGTCGACGCCGAGGAAGAAGTCACCAGCGAGGTGACTCCCAAGAATCGCGATGGACGCCATCACACCCGAAAGCACCAACGCCACGTGGGGAGTGTGCCAGATGGGGTGAACCGCCGCGACGCCTCGAGGAAATACTCCGTCCTCCGCCCATGCGAACATCAGTCGTGACACCGCAAGAAGCATGGCGGGCAGGTCGTTGATGAGCGCCACAGACGCCCCGGCGACGATCAAGACAGTCCACGTCGGCGACAGCACGTACCCCAGTAGCCCGGGCGCGGTGAGGTCCTGGGCTTGTGCGCGTTCCGCGACGAAACTCCAGGGGACCGTGTGGTAGACGGCCGCGGTGAAGAGCATGTAGAAGCTCCCCACCGTTAGAACAGCGATCCCGATCGCGAGCGGTAGGTTCCGGCTGGGATTCTTGGCTTCGCCACCAGCCTGAGCGATGGAGTCGAAGCCGATGAAGCTCGAGAAGAGGATGGCTCCAGCCGCGATGAATCCGGTCCATGTGAACGGAGTCTCTGG
Protein-coding sequences here:
- a CDS encoding APC family permease, yielding MSDTPGTASNATGLTRRLGLMGLAATGICSMLGAAINIVPFMLQRSVPGIGPYVLSAYVFAAVPAILAALAYAILASAMPRAGGSYIYASRGLNPYLGFVASFSQWFGLSIAIGVVSYLMIPFIRDVVAAVGMDGVAAALDTGPIRVGIALAFLWTSVGINMRGLKLYQGILVPMMYVMFVLGGVVIVAGFWFDQGDFAAGLMAAEGVAVPVAPETPFTWTGFIAAGAILFSSFIGFDSIAQAGGEAKNPSRNLPLAIGIAVLTVGSFYMLFTAAVYHTVPWSFVAERAQAQDLTAPGLLGYVLSPTWTVLIVAGASVALINDLPAMLLAVSRLMFAWAEDGVFPRGVAAVHPIWHTPHVALVLSGVMASIAILGSHLAGDFFLGVDILVTSMLVNFMLMCVTVITLPGHNPEIAKDVTVLPNRSLQVPLAGAGFVLLGVFLVVHIMKDLNADVEAWYFHSTVLWVGVMALASVIYFKELATLKKNGVDTDAHFLALPPE